A single window of Channa argus isolate prfri chromosome 12, Channa argus male v1.0, whole genome shotgun sequence DNA harbors:
- the agfg2 gene encoding arf-GAP domain and FG repeat-containing protein 2 isoform X2 — translation MSNRKHRDNQEICARKVRELAQSGVNKHCFECNQPGVTYTDITVGSFVCTSCSGMLRGLNPPHRVKSISMTTFSQQEVEFLQNHGNEVGRRTWLCVFDPKTDGCSDMKDSQKFKEFLQDKYEKKKWHFSKSKNWRDVEGPWSPGVQPVLPSHGSLASQAPPHNLPPNGRAARPLSQSQMPSWDRAPAISPADMRTDVFTARPSRSQSFRDPQLKDPTLCGIERQRPGSLSSGLGAQSHGPSFPALPRPSGRTVSASGTTGPFRAFPKSLSVDFGGLNHPQQQNMPQSLSQHHHHHQQQQQQQQQQQQQQQQQQQQQQQQQQPANISRTTQPVSSSNTRDRYAALSQLDSVFFESSSATAPPGGPPQYSTIFGSRLSSSSTPASSPGVDSVSSSQTFANFPNPFSSSSSSSSASQQPVALSPSNPFSNASGGDSNAFVTSPTSVFPPSASFPAPATQNTFSHESAPNQEANGFASFPASESQPKVPRPMSVNPFTGNVYPSRGTSRNPFI, via the exons ATGTCGAACCGAAAGCACCGGGACAACCAGGAGATCTGCGCCCGCAAGGTTCGGGAGCTGGCCCAGTCTGGAGTAAACAAACACTGCTTCGAGTGCAACCAGCCCGGGGTGACTTACACCGACATCACGGTGGGAAGCTTCGTCTGCACGTCGTGCTCCGGAATGCT GAGAGGCCTCAACCCACCACATAGAGTCAAGTCTATCTCCATGACAACCTTCTCCCAACAGGAAGTGGAATTCCTCCAAAACCATGGCAACGAG gtcgGGAGGAGGACCTGGCTGTGTGTATTTGACCCAAAGACAGATGGCTGCTCCGATATGAAGGACTCCCAGAAGTTCAAAGAGTTCCTCCAGGACAAGTATGAGAAGAAGAAATG GCATTTTTCCAAAAGTAAGAACTGGAGAGATGTGGAGGGTCCTTGGAGCCCAGGGGTCCAGCCTGTGCTCCCCTCTCATGGTTCCTTAGCAAGCCAGGCCCCTCCTCATAACCTGCCCCCaaatggcagagctgcaagGCCACTG TCGCAGTCCCAGATGCCATCATGGGATCGAGCTCCTGCCATATCGCCCGCCGACATGCGGACGGACGTGTTCACCGCTCGGCCGTCACGCTCTCAAAGCTTCAGAGACCCCCAACTAAAAG ACCCCACCCTGTGTGGGATAGAAAGACAGCGGCCAGGGTCTCTGTCATCAGGACTGGGAGCTCAGAGCCATGGCCCCTCTTTCCCTGCCCTCCCACGGCCTTCAG GTCGTACAGTATCGGCCTCAGGCACCACGGGGCCTTTCAGGGCTTTTCCCAAGTCTCTCAGCGTGGACTTTGGAGGTCTGAACCATCCTCAACAGCAGAATATGCCCCAGTCTCTGTcccagcatcatcatcatcatcaacagcagcagcagcagcagcagcagcagcagcagcagcagcagcagcagcagcagcagcagcagcagcagcagcagcctgccAACATCAGCCGGACAACACAACCTGTCAGTAGCTCCAACACCCGGGACAGGTATGCTGCCCTGTCACAGCTGGACAGCGTCTTCTTTGAATCATCATCGGCCACAG CTCCACCTGGTGGGCCTCCGCAGTACAGCACCATCTTTGGCAGCAGGCTGTCCTCCAGCTCCACTCCTGCCAG TTCCCCCGGTGTCGATTCAGTCTCCAGCTCCCAAACGTTTGCAA ATTTTCCCAACCCATTCAGCTCAAGTTCCAGCTCCAGCTCGGCTTCCCAACAGCCCGTTGCCCTCTCCCCCAGTAACCCCTTCAGCAACGCGTCCGGAG GTGACTCAAATGCGTTTGTCACCTCGCCCACCTCTGTTTTCCCCCCATCTGCCTCCTTCCCAGCACCCGCCACTCAGAACACTTTTTCTCATGAGTCAGCCCCCAACCAGGAAGCAAATG GTTTCGCCTCCTTCCCTGCCTCAGAGTCTCAGCCCAAAGTCCCTCGGCCAATGTCGGTGAACCCGTTTACA GGGAATGTTTACCCCAGTCGAGGGACATCGAGAAATCCATTCATCTGA
- the agfg2 gene encoding arf-GAP domain and FG repeat-containing protein 2 isoform X1, whose product MSNRKHRDNQEICARKVRELAQSGVNKHCFECNQPGVTYTDITVGSFVCTSCSGMLRGLNPPHRVKSISMTTFSQQEVEFLQNHGNEVGRRTWLCVFDPKTDGCSDMKDSQKFKEFLQDKYEKKKWHFSKSKNWRDVEGPWSPGVQPVLPSHGSLASQAPPHNLPPNGRAARPLSQSQMPSWDRAPAISPADMRTDVFTARPSRSQSFRDPQLKDPTLCGIERQRPGSLSSGLGAQSHGPSFPALPRPSASSSFKNHFTLGRTVSASGTTGPFRAFPKSLSVDFGGLNHPQQQNMPQSLSQHHHHHQQQQQQQQQQQQQQQQQQQQQQQQQQPANISRTTQPVSSSNTRDRYAALSQLDSVFFESSSATAPPGGPPQYSTIFGSRLSSSSTPASSPGVDSVSSSQTFANFPNPFSSSSSSSSASQQPVALSPSNPFSNASGGDSNAFVTSPTSVFPPSASFPAPATQNTFSHESAPNQEANGFASFPASESQPKVPRPMSVNPFTGNVYPSRGTSRNPFI is encoded by the exons ATGTCGAACCGAAAGCACCGGGACAACCAGGAGATCTGCGCCCGCAAGGTTCGGGAGCTGGCCCAGTCTGGAGTAAACAAACACTGCTTCGAGTGCAACCAGCCCGGGGTGACTTACACCGACATCACGGTGGGAAGCTTCGTCTGCACGTCGTGCTCCGGAATGCT GAGAGGCCTCAACCCACCACATAGAGTCAAGTCTATCTCCATGACAACCTTCTCCCAACAGGAAGTGGAATTCCTCCAAAACCATGGCAACGAG gtcgGGAGGAGGACCTGGCTGTGTGTATTTGACCCAAAGACAGATGGCTGCTCCGATATGAAGGACTCCCAGAAGTTCAAAGAGTTCCTCCAGGACAAGTATGAGAAGAAGAAATG GCATTTTTCCAAAAGTAAGAACTGGAGAGATGTGGAGGGTCCTTGGAGCCCAGGGGTCCAGCCTGTGCTCCCCTCTCATGGTTCCTTAGCAAGCCAGGCCCCTCCTCATAACCTGCCCCCaaatggcagagctgcaagGCCACTG TCGCAGTCCCAGATGCCATCATGGGATCGAGCTCCTGCCATATCGCCCGCCGACATGCGGACGGACGTGTTCACCGCTCGGCCGTCACGCTCTCAAAGCTTCAGAGACCCCCAACTAAAAG ACCCCACCCTGTGTGGGATAGAAAGACAGCGGCCAGGGTCTCTGTCATCAGGACTGGGAGCTCAGAGCCATGGCCCCTCTTTCCCTGCCCTCCCACGGCCTTCAG CCAGTAGCTCTTTCAAAAACCACTTCACTTTAG GTCGTACAGTATCGGCCTCAGGCACCACGGGGCCTTTCAGGGCTTTTCCCAAGTCTCTCAGCGTGGACTTTGGAGGTCTGAACCATCCTCAACAGCAGAATATGCCCCAGTCTCTGTcccagcatcatcatcatcatcaacagcagcagcagcagcagcagcagcagcagcagcagcagcagcagcagcagcagcagcagcagcagcagcagcagcctgccAACATCAGCCGGACAACACAACCTGTCAGTAGCTCCAACACCCGGGACAGGTATGCTGCCCTGTCACAGCTGGACAGCGTCTTCTTTGAATCATCATCGGCCACAG CTCCACCTGGTGGGCCTCCGCAGTACAGCACCATCTTTGGCAGCAGGCTGTCCTCCAGCTCCACTCCTGCCAG TTCCCCCGGTGTCGATTCAGTCTCCAGCTCCCAAACGTTTGCAA ATTTTCCCAACCCATTCAGCTCAAGTTCCAGCTCCAGCTCGGCTTCCCAACAGCCCGTTGCCCTCTCCCCCAGTAACCCCTTCAGCAACGCGTCCGGAG GTGACTCAAATGCGTTTGTCACCTCGCCCACCTCTGTTTTCCCCCCATCTGCCTCCTTCCCAGCACCCGCCACTCAGAACACTTTTTCTCATGAGTCAGCCCCCAACCAGGAAGCAAATG GTTTCGCCTCCTTCCCTGCCTCAGAGTCTCAGCCCAAAGTCCCTCGGCCAATGTCGGTGAACCCGTTTACA GGGAATGTTTACCCCAGTCGAGGGACATCGAGAAATCCATTCATCTGA
- the agfg2 gene encoding arf-GAP domain and FG repeat-containing protein 2 isoform X4 yields MSNRKHRDNQEICARKVRELAQSGVNKHCFECNQPGVTYTDITVGSFVCTSCSGMLRGLNPPHRVKSISMTTFSQQEVEFLQNHGNEVGRRTWLCVFDPKTDGCSDMKDSQKFKEFLQDKYEKKKWHFSKSKNWRDVEGPWSPGVQPVLPSHGSLASQAPPHNLPPNGRAARPLSQSQMPSWDRAPAISPADMRTDVFTARPSRSQSFRDPQLKDPTLCGIERQRPGSLSSGLGAQSHGPSFPALPRPSASSSFKNHFTLGRTVSASGTTGPFRAFPKSLSVDFGGLNHPQQQNMPQSLSQHHHHHQQQQQQQQQQQQQQQQQQQQQQQQQQPANISRTTQPVSSSNTRDRYAALSQLDSVFFESSSATAPPGGPPQYSTIFGSRLSSSSTPASSPGVDSVSSSQTFANFPNPFSSSSSSSSASQQPVALSPSNPFSNASGGFASFPASESQPKVPRPMSVNPFTGNVYPSRGTSRNPFI; encoded by the exons ATGTCGAACCGAAAGCACCGGGACAACCAGGAGATCTGCGCCCGCAAGGTTCGGGAGCTGGCCCAGTCTGGAGTAAACAAACACTGCTTCGAGTGCAACCAGCCCGGGGTGACTTACACCGACATCACGGTGGGAAGCTTCGTCTGCACGTCGTGCTCCGGAATGCT GAGAGGCCTCAACCCACCACATAGAGTCAAGTCTATCTCCATGACAACCTTCTCCCAACAGGAAGTGGAATTCCTCCAAAACCATGGCAACGAG gtcgGGAGGAGGACCTGGCTGTGTGTATTTGACCCAAAGACAGATGGCTGCTCCGATATGAAGGACTCCCAGAAGTTCAAAGAGTTCCTCCAGGACAAGTATGAGAAGAAGAAATG GCATTTTTCCAAAAGTAAGAACTGGAGAGATGTGGAGGGTCCTTGGAGCCCAGGGGTCCAGCCTGTGCTCCCCTCTCATGGTTCCTTAGCAAGCCAGGCCCCTCCTCATAACCTGCCCCCaaatggcagagctgcaagGCCACTG TCGCAGTCCCAGATGCCATCATGGGATCGAGCTCCTGCCATATCGCCCGCCGACATGCGGACGGACGTGTTCACCGCTCGGCCGTCACGCTCTCAAAGCTTCAGAGACCCCCAACTAAAAG ACCCCACCCTGTGTGGGATAGAAAGACAGCGGCCAGGGTCTCTGTCATCAGGACTGGGAGCTCAGAGCCATGGCCCCTCTTTCCCTGCCCTCCCACGGCCTTCAG CCAGTAGCTCTTTCAAAAACCACTTCACTTTAG GTCGTACAGTATCGGCCTCAGGCACCACGGGGCCTTTCAGGGCTTTTCCCAAGTCTCTCAGCGTGGACTTTGGAGGTCTGAACCATCCTCAACAGCAGAATATGCCCCAGTCTCTGTcccagcatcatcatcatcatcaacagcagcagcagcagcagcagcagcagcagcagcagcagcagcagcagcagcagcagcagcagcagcagcagcagcctgccAACATCAGCCGGACAACACAACCTGTCAGTAGCTCCAACACCCGGGACAGGTATGCTGCCCTGTCACAGCTGGACAGCGTCTTCTTTGAATCATCATCGGCCACAG CTCCACCTGGTGGGCCTCCGCAGTACAGCACCATCTTTGGCAGCAGGCTGTCCTCCAGCTCCACTCCTGCCAG TTCCCCCGGTGTCGATTCAGTCTCCAGCTCCCAAACGTTTGCAA ATTTTCCCAACCCATTCAGCTCAAGTTCCAGCTCCAGCTCGGCTTCCCAACAGCCCGTTGCCCTCTCCCCCAGTAACCCCTTCAGCAACGCGTCCGGAG GTTTCGCCTCCTTCCCTGCCTCAGAGTCTCAGCCCAAAGTCCCTCGGCCAATGTCGGTGAACCCGTTTACA GGGAATGTTTACCCCAGTCGAGGGACATCGAGAAATCCATTCATCTGA
- the agfg2 gene encoding arf-GAP domain and FG repeat-containing protein 2 isoform X3, with translation MSNRKHRDNQEICARKVRELAQSGVNKHCFECNQPGVTYTDITVGSFVCTSCSGMLRGLNPPHRVKSISMTTFSQQEVEFLQNHGNEVGRRTWLCVFDPKTDGCSDMKDSQKFKEFLQDKYEKKKWHFSKSKNWRDVEGPWSPGVQPVLPSHGSLASQAPPHNLPPNGRAARPLSQSQMPSWDRAPAISPADMRTDVFTARPSRSQSFRDPQLKDPTLCGIERQRPGSLSSGLGAQSHGPSFPALPRPSASSSFKNHFTLGRTVSASGTTGPFRAFPKSLSVDFGGLNHPQQQNMPQSLSQHHHHHQQQQQQQQQQQQQQQQQQQQQQQQQQPANISRTTQPVSSSNTRDRYAALSQLDSVFFESSSATAPPGGPPQYSTIFGSRLSSSSTPASSPGVDSVSSSQTFANFPNPFSSSSSSSSASQQPVALSPSNPFSNASGAPATQNTFSHESAPNQEANGFASFPASESQPKVPRPMSVNPFTGNVYPSRGTSRNPFI, from the exons ATGTCGAACCGAAAGCACCGGGACAACCAGGAGATCTGCGCCCGCAAGGTTCGGGAGCTGGCCCAGTCTGGAGTAAACAAACACTGCTTCGAGTGCAACCAGCCCGGGGTGACTTACACCGACATCACGGTGGGAAGCTTCGTCTGCACGTCGTGCTCCGGAATGCT GAGAGGCCTCAACCCACCACATAGAGTCAAGTCTATCTCCATGACAACCTTCTCCCAACAGGAAGTGGAATTCCTCCAAAACCATGGCAACGAG gtcgGGAGGAGGACCTGGCTGTGTGTATTTGACCCAAAGACAGATGGCTGCTCCGATATGAAGGACTCCCAGAAGTTCAAAGAGTTCCTCCAGGACAAGTATGAGAAGAAGAAATG GCATTTTTCCAAAAGTAAGAACTGGAGAGATGTGGAGGGTCCTTGGAGCCCAGGGGTCCAGCCTGTGCTCCCCTCTCATGGTTCCTTAGCAAGCCAGGCCCCTCCTCATAACCTGCCCCCaaatggcagagctgcaagGCCACTG TCGCAGTCCCAGATGCCATCATGGGATCGAGCTCCTGCCATATCGCCCGCCGACATGCGGACGGACGTGTTCACCGCTCGGCCGTCACGCTCTCAAAGCTTCAGAGACCCCCAACTAAAAG ACCCCACCCTGTGTGGGATAGAAAGACAGCGGCCAGGGTCTCTGTCATCAGGACTGGGAGCTCAGAGCCATGGCCCCTCTTTCCCTGCCCTCCCACGGCCTTCAG CCAGTAGCTCTTTCAAAAACCACTTCACTTTAG GTCGTACAGTATCGGCCTCAGGCACCACGGGGCCTTTCAGGGCTTTTCCCAAGTCTCTCAGCGTGGACTTTGGAGGTCTGAACCATCCTCAACAGCAGAATATGCCCCAGTCTCTGTcccagcatcatcatcatcatcaacagcagcagcagcagcagcagcagcagcagcagcagcagcagcagcagcagcagcagcagcagcagcagcagcagcctgccAACATCAGCCGGACAACACAACCTGTCAGTAGCTCCAACACCCGGGACAGGTATGCTGCCCTGTCACAGCTGGACAGCGTCTTCTTTGAATCATCATCGGCCACAG CTCCACCTGGTGGGCCTCCGCAGTACAGCACCATCTTTGGCAGCAGGCTGTCCTCCAGCTCCACTCCTGCCAG TTCCCCCGGTGTCGATTCAGTCTCCAGCTCCCAAACGTTTGCAA ATTTTCCCAACCCATTCAGCTCAAGTTCCAGCTCCAGCTCGGCTTCCCAACAGCCCGTTGCCCTCTCCCCCAGTAACCCCTTCAGCAACGCGTCCGGAG CACCCGCCACTCAGAACACTTTTTCTCATGAGTCAGCCCCCAACCAGGAAGCAAATG GTTTCGCCTCCTTCCCTGCCTCAGAGTCTCAGCCCAAAGTCCCTCGGCCAATGTCGGTGAACCCGTTTACA GGGAATGTTTACCCCAGTCGAGGGACATCGAGAAATCCATTCATCTGA
- the agfg2 gene encoding arf-GAP domain and FG repeat-containing protein 2 isoform X5, which yields MTTFSQQEVEFLQNHGNEVGRRTWLCVFDPKTDGCSDMKDSQKFKEFLQDKYEKKKWHFSKSKNWRDVEGPWSPGVQPVLPSHGSLASQAPPHNLPPNGRAARPLSQSQMPSWDRAPAISPADMRTDVFTARPSRSQSFRDPQLKDPTLCGIERQRPGSLSSGLGAQSHGPSFPALPRPSASSSFKNHFTLGRTVSASGTTGPFRAFPKSLSVDFGGLNHPQQQNMPQSLSQHHHHHQQQQQQQQQQQQQQQQQQQQQQQQQQPANISRTTQPVSSSNTRDRYAALSQLDSVFFESSSATAPPGGPPQYSTIFGSRLSSSSTPASSPGVDSVSSSQTFANFPNPFSSSSSSSSASQQPVALSPSNPFSNASGGDSNAFVTSPTSVFPPSASFPAPATQNTFSHESAPNQEANGFASFPASESQPKVPRPMSVNPFTGNVYPSRGTSRNPFI from the exons ATGACAACCTTCTCCCAACAGGAAGTGGAATTCCTCCAAAACCATGGCAACGAG gtcgGGAGGAGGACCTGGCTGTGTGTATTTGACCCAAAGACAGATGGCTGCTCCGATATGAAGGACTCCCAGAAGTTCAAAGAGTTCCTCCAGGACAAGTATGAGAAGAAGAAATG GCATTTTTCCAAAAGTAAGAACTGGAGAGATGTGGAGGGTCCTTGGAGCCCAGGGGTCCAGCCTGTGCTCCCCTCTCATGGTTCCTTAGCAAGCCAGGCCCCTCCTCATAACCTGCCCCCaaatggcagagctgcaagGCCACTG TCGCAGTCCCAGATGCCATCATGGGATCGAGCTCCTGCCATATCGCCCGCCGACATGCGGACGGACGTGTTCACCGCTCGGCCGTCACGCTCTCAAAGCTTCAGAGACCCCCAACTAAAAG ACCCCACCCTGTGTGGGATAGAAAGACAGCGGCCAGGGTCTCTGTCATCAGGACTGGGAGCTCAGAGCCATGGCCCCTCTTTCCCTGCCCTCCCACGGCCTTCAG CCAGTAGCTCTTTCAAAAACCACTTCACTTTAG GTCGTACAGTATCGGCCTCAGGCACCACGGGGCCTTTCAGGGCTTTTCCCAAGTCTCTCAGCGTGGACTTTGGAGGTCTGAACCATCCTCAACAGCAGAATATGCCCCAGTCTCTGTcccagcatcatcatcatcatcaacagcagcagcagcagcagcagcagcagcagcagcagcagcagcagcagcagcagcagcagcagcagcagcagcagcctgccAACATCAGCCGGACAACACAACCTGTCAGTAGCTCCAACACCCGGGACAGGTATGCTGCCCTGTCACAGCTGGACAGCGTCTTCTTTGAATCATCATCGGCCACAG CTCCACCTGGTGGGCCTCCGCAGTACAGCACCATCTTTGGCAGCAGGCTGTCCTCCAGCTCCACTCCTGCCAG TTCCCCCGGTGTCGATTCAGTCTCCAGCTCCCAAACGTTTGCAA ATTTTCCCAACCCATTCAGCTCAAGTTCCAGCTCCAGCTCGGCTTCCCAACAGCCCGTTGCCCTCTCCCCCAGTAACCCCTTCAGCAACGCGTCCGGAG GTGACTCAAATGCGTTTGTCACCTCGCCCACCTCTGTTTTCCCCCCATCTGCCTCCTTCCCAGCACCCGCCACTCAGAACACTTTTTCTCATGAGTCAGCCCCCAACCAGGAAGCAAATG GTTTCGCCTCCTTCCCTGCCTCAGAGTCTCAGCCCAAAGTCCCTCGGCCAATGTCGGTGAACCCGTTTACA GGGAATGTTTACCCCAGTCGAGGGACATCGAGAAATCCATTCATCTGA